From a region of the Tiliqua scincoides isolate rTilSci1 chromosome 4, rTilSci1.hap2, whole genome shotgun sequence genome:
- the AMIGO1 gene encoding amphoterin-induced protein 1 produces MWWRDASGSLRRLCRASWLLAPLLLLSVGIAAKGGLTPHCPKTCLCASNIISCSKANLSVFPAHLPQYVAVLDFSHNTLTHLRAEWTPTRLSHLHSLFLNQNGLVFISTEAFCNVPHLKYLDLSSNKIDSLGENLFSRLKELEVLLLYSNKIADIDRTAFDEMASLQKLYLSHNVISRFPLELVQKEDPKLPELALLDLSSNKIKNLDVKKVTGLPAWVKNGLYVHSNPLSCNCDLYALFAHWKKRDLSSAVDFEEELRCLVDSGKTKSIKILSLSSSEGMNCTEIKEQVLEVHRGEKVIINCDTRQRGLTIREWVTPREERVPQENSSSVTVLTNGSLKIENISVEDMGPYTCYAVSQVFNETLYVHVTVHNFTLHGIPDTLNTAYTTLVGCILSVILVLIYLYLTPCRCWCRNSETQTNQQEDSINSSMLSTTPNHNAEVAGGKEGLHCHMAPSNSQSQNGKCKPNCSPKQAAKGAQKTERKMSDPDSVSSVFSDTPIVGTSQSEGGRGCSRDKAGTELVGLL; encoded by the coding sequence ACCTGCTTGTGCGCCAGCAACATCATCAGCTGCTCCAAAGCCAACCTGTCCGTCTTCCCCGCACACCTTCCCCAGTACGTCGCAGTCCTGGATTTCAGTCACAACACACTGACTCACCTGCGGGCGGAATGGACCCCTACCCGGCTCTCTCATCTCCACTCTCTGTTCCTCAACCAGAACGGCCTGGTCTTCATCTCCACCGAGGCCTTCTGCAATGTCCCTCACCTGAAGTATCTGGACCTGTCCTCCAACAAAATTGACTCCCTGGGGGAGAACCTCTTCAGCAGGCTGAAGGAACTCGAGGTGCTTCTCCTCTACAGCAACAAGATCGCTGACATTGATCGCACGGCTTTTGATGAGATGGCTAGCCTCCAGAAGTTATACCTGAGCCATAACGTGATCTCCCGCTTCCCCCTGGAGCTGGTGCAAAAGGAGGATCCCAAGCTTCCTGAGCTTGCCCTGCTGGACCTTTCCTCCAATAAAATCAAGAACCTGGATGTGAAAAAGGTGACGGGGCTCCCGGCCTGGGTGAAGAACGGCCTCTATGTCCACAGCAATCCCCTCAGTTGTAACTGCGACCTCTATGCCCTCTTTGCCCACTGGAAGAAACGGGACCTGAGCTCTGCTGTGGACTTTGAGGAGGAGCTCAGATGCCTTGTGGACTCAGGAAAGACCAAAAGCATAAAAATTTTGAGCCTCAGCAGTTCGGAGGGCATGAACTGCACTGAAATAAAGGAGCAGGTGCTGGAGGTCCACCGTGGGGAAAAAGTCATTATCAACTGTGACACCAGGCAACGCGGGCTGACAATCAGAGAATGGGTGACGCCCAGGGAAGAACGGGTCCCACAGGAGAATAGTAGCTCAGTCACAGTGCTGACCAATGGAAGCCTGAAGATAGAAAACATCAGTGTGGAAGACATGGGCCCATATACTTGTTATGCGGTAAGCCAGGTGTTCAATGAGACCCTCTATGTGCATGTCACAGTCCATAACTTCACCTTGCATGGGATCCCAGATACACTCAATACCGCCTACACCACATTAGTGGGCTGTATCCTGAGTGTCATCCTTGTGCTCATCTATCTTTACCTGACCCCGTGCCGGTGCTGGTGCCGCAACAGTGAGACACAGACCAACCAACAGGAGGACAGTATCAACTCCTCCATGCTTAGCACCACTCCCAATCACAATGCTGAGGTGGCTGGAGGCAAGGAAGGATTACATTGCCACATGGCCCCAAGCAATTCACAAAGCCAGAATGGTAAATGCAAGCCCAACTGCTCTCCCAAACAGGCAGCTAAAGGGGCCCAGAAGACCgagaggaaaatgtcagatccagACTCTGTCAGCTCGGTGTTCTCTGATACTCCCATTGTGGGAACCTCCCAGAGCGAAGGAGGGCGCGGATGCAGCAGAGACAAGGCAGGGACTGAATTAGTGGGACTGTTGTGA